Genomic segment of Methanobrevibacter sp.:
CTAATTTTGTTTTATTTTAGCAATTATTTTAAAATCAGTTTTTTTTTAAAAAATTAATTTTGGTGATGGGTTTTTTTTTAATTCAGTCCTTTTTGGTTAGTGTTATTGGTTTGGGTTTTACTTGAGTGTTTTCTCTTAAATCCTTGTATCTTTTGACGATTTCATAACCTTTGTTACTGCCAATTAAATCAGCTCCTCCGGTTAATATTTGATTTGCAAATTTATACTCGTCAATTCCGCCGTAAATTTCGATTTTTATTTTTGGAGCATATTTTTGTATAAGATTGATGTCATTCACATTTTCAAAGATATGATTAGGTGAAACAAATCCAGTTGAATTTTTTATGAAATCTGCTCCAGATTTTTCAGCCGCTTTAGCAGCATTAGCTTTTTCATAGTCTTCAAGTGCTTTACTTTCAATAACTACTTTTAATATCTTATCTCCCATAATCTCTTTAATTTGTGAAATCTCATTTTCGATTAGGTCATATTTTTCATCTTTAAGATGACTTAAATTTATAACCATTTCTATTTCATCTACACCTTTTTTAAGCAGTTCCTGGGTTTCTGCAATTTTACTTTCGGTGTCTTCAAAACCTAATGGAAATCCTACAACACTTCCAACTTTAATGTCACTGTCTGCTAATACTTCTTTTGCTAACGGTACATATGTTGGTGAAATAACTACTGAATTAAAGTTTAATTCCTTTGCTTTTTCGAGAAATTCCTTCATTTCACTTTCAGTAATCATATTGTTCAAATTAGTGTAGTTAATTAAACTTGCTAATTGTTTTGAATTTTTTATATTATACATAATAACACTCTCTCAATTAGTTAGTATATATACGAACATATTATTTAAATATTTTCATAATAATGTTTTCATCATATAAGGACCAATCTTTTCATAACCAAATTTACGATAGTAATTTCGAGATCCGATTCCACTGATGATTGCCATTTGATCTTTTCCATTTTCAATAGCAATATTTTCAGCTTCTTTAAGTAATCTCTCACCAAATCCGGTATGTTGGCCAATTTTAGGATTTTTACCACCTATTTTAATCATATTTCCATAAACGTGTAATTCACGAACAAGTGCGGTGGTGTCGGTGATTTCTTTTCGGAAATGATTTTTTGAAGGTAAACGTAATCTTAAAAATCCTGCTATACTTTCTTCATTAACATCTTCAATTGATAGGAAAAATTCATCCCCTTCACATGCTTTATAGCTTTCTCTAAATAGTTCAAAATCATCTAAATTATATTCTCTAGATGTTTTTTTATGGCCTATTTCACGGCAACGTATGCATTGGCAATTGATGTGTTCTTTTTCTAAATTATTGTAAACAAGTTCTCCAAGGTTGGATTTCTTAACGCCGGCTTCAATAAGGGTTGATGGAATATCTCTTTGAATTCTCATAGTCCTTACCCATTTTGGCAGGATAGCTTTAACTTTTGTAATTAACTCAATGGCTTCCTCATCATTATATGGTTCATATTTTCTTTCTTTCCATAAATCATATAATTCGCTTCCCTTGGTAACAAGACATGGGTAAATCTTAAGCATGTCTGGTTTGAAATTGTCGTCACTAAACAATTGCTTAAACATTTTCAAGTCCTGCTTTTGATTTGAAAATAATCCTGGCATCATGTGCATGGCCACTTTGACTGCAGAATCTCTTAAAAGCTGATTTGCTTCGATAACGTCTGCAATACTATGTCCACGTTTGATTTTTTGGTATAATTCATCAGATAATGTTTGAACACCTAATTCAACTCTTGTTACTCCAAAATCAAGCATTCGATTAATATGTTCTTTTTTACAGTAATCGGGGCGTGTCTCAAATGTCATTCCAACACATCTTACTTTGGAGTTTTCATTAACTCTTTGAGCTTCGTCAATTAAAACATAATCATTTGGAGGATATGTCTTTAAAATTCCATTTTCAAATGTTCTAATTTCATTGTAATCAAGGTTATATTCATAATTTGTAGGTTTATTTTCCATTATCAAACCAAAATCACACATTGCTTTTAAGCATTGTGATACGAACCATTCCTGATAGCATAAATCTCTTGAAGGAAATGTTCCGCCCATTATTATCAATTCAACTTTATCAATTGGATGTCCAATTTTTTTCAATTGTTTTAAGCGATTAAAACATTGGACATATGGATGATATTCATACATTCTTCCTCTAAGCGCTGCAGGCTCTTCACCAGTATAACTTGGTGGTGCAATATCGCTTTCAGGACAATAAAAACATCTTCCATGAGGACATTTATGTGGATGGCACATTACAGCAACGATTGCTACTCCTGACATTGTTCTTGTTGGCTTTTTCTTTAAAATTCCTGAAACAATCTCTTTTTCTTCAGGCTTAGCAAATTCCAAAATATCTGCATTGCTCATGAATTTGGACAGTTTTAAATCACGACACAATTGTCTTTTTTCAACTTCCAATTCTTTTCTAGTTGTGATTTTACCATCAAGGATATCTTCAATAATAATTCGACATGCTTTTTCCATTTTTTTAATCCTCATAATTTAATGGTTAAATTTATATAATGGTTTTATTTAAATATTTAATGATTTATATATTATAATATAAATGAAAGGTGATATTATGAAAATTAAAGAATTCATAGGATCTACTGTTTTAGATAAAAATGCAAATGTAGTTGGTAAAGTTGAAAATGTTGATTTTAACACTGAAACTGGTAAAATTGAAACTATCAATTTAACTTTACAAAAAAATATCTTCTCAAAAGATGAACTTGAAATCTCCTTTGACGATATTGCTACCATTGGTGCATATGTTATTTTAAACAAAGAAATCGAAAAAGAAGAAGAAGTTGAAGAAGCTGATGAAGCTGAAACTGTCGAAGTTGAAATCGAAGACGAATAAATAGGTTTTAAAATGGTTTTTGATGCAAGAGGATTAGAAATTACTCTTGATTCTCATGTCAGATATGTGGATACTGGAACAATGGGTAAAGTCATTGACTTAAAAACACAGGATGGCATAGAATGGGTACAACTTGATAAAACCGAATTATGGTATCGTTCTAATTTAGTTGAATTGCTTGATGAAAAAGACATTAAAAAATCCACATATTATGATAAAGAGGATGATGGAGAAATTGATGTCGAAGCAATGAAAGAAAAAGCAAATGCATTAGAAGACATGCAAATGGATTCTAGTGTAGCTGAAGGTGGAGGTTAAATCCCACCTTTTTAATTATTTGCAAACAATTTTATTTTTTCAGCTAATTTAGGACCAATACCTTCTATTTTTTGCAATTCACTTTCAGAAACACCACTTAAATCAGTACCGAATATATTGACCAGATTTCTGGCTCTTTTTCTTCCAAGTCTTTTAACACCCACAACTAATGGGATAATATCTTCCTTAACACCATAATATAATCTTGCAGATAATATGTCGAATTCTTTTAGAGTGGAGTAATTTCCCAGAACTTCTGAAGTATCTTTTGCAAATTTAACAAGGCGTGAAGCTTCATAAGCGGACCTTCTGGTGGATGCAGAGTAAACATTGTATTTGTTTTCAATTTCATATTCGTTGCGTTCATCCACCCATTCCATTAAAGATACAGCAGTCGCTTCAGGGTTTCCAATATCTACTGCAAATAATCCTGCTTCAGATAGTTTATCACGAACAGGGTCTTTGGATTTTCTTCCTTTAAATGAGATTAATGGAACATCAGGAGTTTCACATAGTGCATAAATGAATTCATTAACATTAATTTCATTAATATTTGAAATGTATTCTTTGATTTTTACTGCTGTTTCAACAGAATAATTGGATTTGGCTATTAAATTACCAAAATCTGTAGTTTTTAACCCTTCTGGTGTTGCTCTTATTATTCCATTTTGAAGTAAGAATTCCAAAGCACTTTCAAGTTCAAATTTGATACTGTCTGCAGCAAACAATGCCATTGAGGGATTGTTGTTCATTTGATACCCATAAAGGGTTTTTCCAAAAAAGTCTGTTAATTCATCAAGATTTTTGGAAAGTGAGGAGGCAATTTGAGCAATAATCTGTTTAAATATCGCATCTTTATTATCAACAAGTTTGGAATTTGTCTGTTCAATTTCACCTTCAACATAAAATTCTTGTAGGTTTAAAGCTTCATCCATAGTCTTTGCAATTAGATATGAATATCCAACATCGTCATATTGTGGCCTTCCAGCTCTTCCGGACATCTGTTCATAATCAAAAACCGGAATGGGCTGAGGGCCATTGCCTGTCCAACGGGTATGATCTCTAATCACAACAGTTTTTGAAGGTAAATTAACTCCATACATTAAACTTGGAGTCGCAGTAATCATTAAAATGTTCCCGTTTCTAAATTCATCTTCGATAATTTCTTTTTGTTCATTAAAAAGACCTGCATGGTGAAATGCAATTCCATGTTCAAGACTTTCGGCTAATTTAAGACATGTACTTGTTGGAAGAGACCCTTTCTTTTTTGGCACATCAAGGATTTTTTCGGATACTTCCTTGAATTGTTCTCTTTGCTTAACATTGATTTTCTTGTCGATTTTTTTGGCAACGTATGTTGCAAGGCTTTCAGTAAACCTTCTGGTTGAAACAAATGACAGTGCCTGTGAACCGTCTTTGATTGATTTTTCAAGTACTTTGACGATTACATCATTTTTGTTTTTTGTATTGAACATTTCAGCATCCAATACTTCCTTGTGCAAAGGTACCGGACGGTAGTCGTGTTCAATGCAGGTTCCCTCAAGCCAACCTTCAATTTCTTCAATATTTTTTAAAGTCGCTGACAATGCAATTATTCTCATTGAGGGATTGATGATTTTGGCTCTGGTAATCGCAGCTTCAAGAGTTGGTCCTCTTGTAAACTCTCCAATCATATGAAATTCATCAATGATTAGTGTGTCCACATCTCTTAAAGTATTCCATGAAAATCTTGTCAGAGCATCAAATGATTCAAAAACCATGACTGATAAATCAGAACTTGCAGGATGCTTTCCCACGTTTATTCCATGATCCTCAAATGCTTTGAATTCTTTTACTTTTTCGTTCTGAATTGATAGAAGTGGTGCAGCATAAACTGCTTTTCCACCATCTAGGATGGTTTTTAATGCAGGTAAAACTCCAAGCACTGTTTTACCGCTCGCTGTTGGAATACATATTATATAATTTGATTTGTCGTCAAGATAACCTGACTCAAGCACTGCTTTTTGAGCCGGATTAAATTCTTTAATGTAGGGATAGGCACTATTGATTATTGTTTTAATATCTTCTCTTAAATTTTCCATTTTAATCATTTAATTTTTATTTTTTTAATATATAATAAATATTATTAGAGAGCGTTTGAAAAGTATTTGGGTAACAGTTATATATGACTAATTATAAAATATCTACAAATTAACTTATAAAGGAGACATAAATTATGGCAATCAAAGTAGAAGTATTTTCAACTAGTACCTGTCCGCACTGTCCTGCAGCAATTGATGCTGCTGAAAAAGCAAAAGATAAATTAGGCGATGCTATTGATGTAGAATCAATTAAAATTGATGATATGGAAAATCCTGACAACAGAAAAAGAGCAATGGATTATCAAATTATGGCAGTTCCTACTGTTGTAATTGATGGTGAAGTAACCTTTGTTGGTGCTCCTTCTGAACAAGAACTTATAGACGCACTTGAATCTAAATTATAGATTCTTTCTTTTTTTATTTTTAAAATGACTAATGATAATTATACTGGCGTTACTACAGGAACTGTAGCTACTGCCTGCTCTTTAGCTGCAATTGATGCAATTTTAGATTCGGATGATATTGCATGCGTTAAAGTTGAAACCCCAAAAAAGACTTTGGACATCATTATAGATGAATGTAAAAAAATATCATCAACTAAAGCATATGCTGTAGCTCATAAAAATCCTTATAATGATCCTGATGTTACAGTGGATTTGGCAATAATATCTACCGTCGAGTTATTGGATAAAAATGATGGTGAAAAAGACATTATTATTACTGGCGGCGATGGTGTGGGTAAAATTACAAAACCTGGCCTTCAAATTCCTGTTGGGGATTATGCAATCAATCCCGGACCTCGCAGTATGATTGTTAAAAACCTAAAGGATAAGGTGCCTGAAGGAAAAATCATTAAAGTAACTATTTCTATTCCCGAGGGTAAAAAAATAGCTAAAAAAACTATGAATCCTAAACTAGGTATTGTTGGTGGAATCTCAGTTCTTGGAACAACTGGTATTGCACGATCAATGTCTAGTGATGCTTATAAAAACTCAATTGTCACACAACTCGATGTTGCTTTGGCTTCGAACATTGAAAATTTGGTTTTTGTTCCTGGAAATATTGGTGAAAAGCTTGCTTTAAATCAGTTGGATATCACTAAAGAGCAAATCGTTCAAACAGGCAATTATGTTGGTTTCATGTTTGAAGAAGCTGAAAAAAGAGGAATTACAAAATTCACATTCTTTGGACATATGGGTAAATTAATCAAGGTTGCTGGTGGAATTTTCAATACAAAACATGCTGTTGCCGACGGTAGGCGAGAGATAATGGTGGCCCATGCTGGACTTTGTGGGGCCAGTCAAAATGACCTTAAAAGATTATTCGATTCAAAGACAACCGATGATATGATGGACATATTGAATGAGCTTAACATTTCTGTTGAGGTTTCAAACAGTATTGCTGATGCCATTAAAGACCGCTGCAAACAGCGTTTTGATTTGGATTTAAATGTTATTTTAGTTGATATGGAAGGTACTTATTTAAACAATAATTTCATTATATAATATTATATTGAAATTTGGAGTTTTATTTTTATGAAAATAGCTATGGTTGGTCAGTTTCCTCCGCATGTTGGTGGCGTGGGAGTTCATATCCATACATTATCTAAGAAATTGGTTGAAGAAGGCCATGAAGTGTATGTGATAACTTATCCACACAATGAAATCAAGGACATCGATGGAATACATGTCATTGGAACCAAAGGGTTGAATATTCCTGGTGTTCGAGGATTAATGTTTAAAAAGAATGCTAAAAAGGCTTTGGAAAAACTTTTAGAAAATGAGGACATCGATATTATTCATGGACATTATCTTTTCCCTGCTGGAGCTGCGGCAGTTGAAGTTGGAAAGGAACATGATATTAAAACTTATGTTACTGCTCATGGATCTGACATGTTTGAATTGTATAAATCCCAACCATTAATAAGACCAACAATCAAATCTGTATTGAAAGATGCAGATGGTGTATTTGCTGTTAGTAACGCTTTAAAGCATGAAATTGTTGCAACAGGTGTTGTTGGTATTGCAGATAAAACTAAAATTTCATGGAATTCTGTTGATGTTAATAAATTCTCATCTAAAAATGACGATTCATTTAAAAAGGAATTCCATCTTGAAGATAAACCAATAGTTCTTTTTGTAGGTAATCTAATTAAAAGAAAAAATGTTGATTCTCTTCTTGAAGCTAAAAAAATTGCCAACAGTGATTATTACTTGGTAGTTGTCGGTGATGGTCCGTTATATAATAAGCTCACTAAAAAAGTCGAAGATGAAAATATTCGTGATGTAATTTTCACTGGTTCTAGAGATGATGTAGAAAACATTATTCCAAGTTGTGATGCTTTAGTTTTGCCTTCGTTTTCAGAAAGTTTTGGCTTAGTATTAATTGAGGCATTGGCTTGTGGAAAGCCTGTTATTGGCAGTGATGTTGGAGGAATTACTGAAATAATCACTGATGATGTGGGTCTGCTTATTAACCCTAAAAAAGTGTCAACAATTGCTAAAGCTATTGATAAACTTGTAAATGATGAAGAATTAAGATTAATTTTATCTATGAATGCCAGAAATAGGGCATTTGATTTCTCAGAAGTTGATATTCCTTATGAGGAGGTTAAATCATGAAAAAAACAGTAAGATCACCAGGTTCGGCAACAATAATTAATGCAATAGCAACAGGATGCGGTTCAGCATTTGGGATAGGATTGGACATTAGATGTGAAGCTAAAACAATTTCAAAAGGCATTGAATGTGCAAATGATGTTGGAGCAGATACTACATTAATGGATTTATGTGTTGGGAAAGTTTTTGACTTTTATAATATTAATAAAGATGATTTTGGAATAAGCTTAAAAACAAAATCTGATCTTCCAATGGCATCTGGGCTTTCAAGCAGTAGCGCTTCATCAAATGCAATCGTTAAAGTCACATCTGAAATAATTGCTGATGAATTCGATTTAAGTCCTTTGACTGATTTGCAGACAATCAATCTGGCTATTGATGCATCTCTTGAAGCAGGAGTTACAATTACTGGTTCTTTTGATGATGCGACAGCTTCTTATTTTGGAGGAGTTGTTGTTACTGATAATAAAAACAGAAAATTCATCATTAAAGAAGAAATGGAAGAACGTGATATTTTAATTTACATGCCCAATTTTCATTCTAAATCCGGAGAATCTGATGTTGAACGTATGAAAGTCATGTCTCCATTGGTGGAAGTGGCATATGAGTTTGCATGTAAAAAAGATTATTTCAGGGCAGTTAATTTAAATGGATTAATTTATTCCTCAGCATTAGGTTTTAATAATTCAATTGCTGTGGATGCATTGCAATCAGGGGCTTTGGCATCAGGATTGTCTGGAACAGGCTCTGCTTTTTTTGCTATTGTTGATGAAAATTCAATTAATCATGTTCATGAATCTTGGATGAAATATGAAGGTCAAGTTATAAAAACAAAAATTGATAATAATGGATGTTGTTTGTTATGAAAAAAATATATCTTATTTTTCTGCTTTTAGCGGTAGTAATGGGTATTTCTGCAGTTTCAGCAGCTGAAAATATGTCCATTTCCGATAATGTATTGGAAATTGATGACATAAGTCAGGTATCTACAATCGAGCAGTCTGATAATGTTTCACAACTGCCGACTGCTGATTCTAATCAGAATGATTTGTTAAAAGCAAATGAAAGTACTGCGAGTTCTAGTCAAAAGACACAACAGGTTCCATCAAAAGTCACTACAAAAAATATCAAAAGTACTTATGGAACCAAGGCGAAATATACCTTAAAATTATTTGATAAGTCCGGTAATGTCATTGTTGGAAAGCAAGTAACCTTTAAAATCGGCAAAAAAGTTTATAAAGTAAACACTGATTCTGAGGGTGTTGCTTCATTAAATTTAAATTATGCTGCTGGAAAATACACAATCATATACTCCGTTGGGGATTTAACTGGAAAAAACAATTATACAGTTTCAAATAAGATTACAATGACTATCTTAAAATGGGGTAATAAGGGAGATGTTTCTAAAATTAAGTTAATCAAAAAGAACATGCCTAATAATGAATGGGTTAAAAAAGCTGTTGCAGCTACTAAAAAAGGTAATCCTCTCTTAAAATTTGTTGGGGGCAAAGGCAAAGTTATTTTCATGACTGCGGGAGTTCATGGAAATGAATTGTCATCTCAGGTTGCAGCAATGAAATTAATTAACTATTTAAGTAAAAACCCTATAAAAGGCACTGTTTACATCATTCCATTTGTTAATATTAAAGCCATATCTCACAAAGTAAGACATACTGGTACCGATTACAATAGGGTGGCTCATAAATCCGGAACAATATCAAACAAAATAGTTAAGCTTGTTGTAAAGTATAAATGTGATGCATATGGGGATTTCCATACCACACAACCAGGGGGTGTTCCTGGAAAAAATATCGTGATGGGATCTAAAACTCCTGCTACAAAATGTTCTGCGATGACAAAGTATATTGCAAAGCATGCTAAAGTCAATAAAAGAATTTATAAGTATGCAGGTGAACAATATCCTGGAGCATTAGCAGATAATGTTAATAAAAAAGGTATTCCTGGCGTTATATGTGAAGTAATGCTTCCGCATAATACTGTTACAGCAAAAACTGTTACAACTTCATTAAAAATGATGAAATCTTTGTTGAAATTCAATTCAGTAATATGAGGTGATTATTATTAAGAAAAGAATAATTTTCATCTTTTTATTTTTATTTTTAATTATTTCCACTGTTCATGCAACGGAGGACAATTCTACATTGGGAAATATTAATCAGTCTGTTTTAAATGTGCCTGAAGATTTCCAATCAGATTTAATTGATGAAGATCATTCATTAAAATCAGACTCTACTTCTCAATCTATCTCAAATTCTAGTGAAGTTGCAGAAATTAAAAATTCAGTTGTCAAATTTAGTTCAAAAGATGTTGTATCAACCTATGGTAAAAAAGCAACATTTTCAGTTAAGGTTGTTGATGAGAATAACAATCCATTGAAAAATAAACTGGTTGTTTTTAATGTAAATAAGAAGACCTACAACATTTATTCAGATTCCAACGGTATTGCAAAACTTCAGCTTAAATTGGATGCAGGAAAATATCCTGTCACTTATTCTTGTGATGGTTTCACATCTAAAAATACGGTGACATTTAAAAATGCATATAAAATAGTCGTATATAAATGGAAATCTGGAGCCAATGTAAAAAAGAATAAGAAAATTAAAGCAAACATTCCAAACTCTGTGCTGGTTAAAAAAATTGTCAAAGCAGCTAAAAAGGGAACTCCGATGATAAAATTCAAAGGTGGAAAAGGTAAAGTAGTATTTATAACTGCGGGAGTTCATGGTAATGAGCTTTCATCTCAGATTGCTGCAATGAAATTAATAAAGTATCTTGAAGACCATCCGATAAAGGGAACTGTTTATATTATGCCATTTATCAATCCTAAAGGAACTGCAAAAAATGTAAGGGATTACAATGGAGTTCATTTAAATCAAAAGGCTAATGTTAAGGGTACAATTTCTTATAAAACTGTTAAATTAATTAAAAAATTCAAATGTGATGCTTACGGTGATTTTCATTGTACAAAACCTGGTGGAAAACCGGGTAAAGATATAGCTATGGGTACATATAAACCGACAGCTAAAAGTGCCACTATGGCTAAATTCATTGCAAAAACCAGTAAAGTTAAGTATTTAATATATAATAAGGCGGGCTCAGAATACCCTGGTGCTTTGGAGGATGTCGTTAGCTTGAATCATATTCCTGCGGTGACATGTGAGGTGATTACTCCTCATGGCAAAATTGCAAAGGGGTCTGTTGGAAAGTCATTGTCAATGATGAAGTCATTATTGAAATTTAATGCATTAATTTAAAAATAAGCATATAGTTTATATACTATGATTTTAATAAATTATATTATTATCAATTTGGTGATTTTTTGAAAAGTAATGATGAAATAATATCTTTTGAAAATAGAGAAGATGCTGAAATACTTCTCAAAAAGTCTAGAAAACGTATTGATGAAATTGATAATGCGTTATTTGATTTGATTTCTCAAAGAACATCTCTTGCGGAAGGTATAGTGCTTTCTAAGATGTATCTTGATATACCTATTTATGATAAAAGTAGGGAAGATGCAATTCATAAAAAGATTGAGGGATTAGCTGTTGAGAATGATCTTGATGTTGATATTGTTAATCAAATCGTTGATATGCTAACTATTTTAAGTAAAAACGAGCAAGAAAAAATTTTAAGGAGGAATGTTAATGGGCAATATTAGAACTTCATTTGTTAAACGTTTAGCAAAAGAATTAATTGAAACTCACAATGGTGTTTTCACTACTGATTTTGAAGAAAACAAAAAATTAGTACAAGAATACTCAACTGTAAGTACTAAACATTTAAGAAATAAAATTGCAGGATATGTTACAAGGCTTGTAAGGTTAGAACAAACCCAAGACTAAGCTTTTTTCATATTTTTTACTCTTTTTTTTATTAACTCTTTTTTTGATTTTGAATTTTTTAGTTATTTTTATCGACGTTTTAATTAAAGTTTATTAATATGGTTTAATAAAAATAGATATGTATATTTTGTTTAATTAATTTATTAACAAAATTCCAATTAATATTTTTAAGAAATAGGTGAACTTAATGGATTTGGTAGTAGTAAAATTTGGTGGAACATCGGTGGGTGATGGTTCTAGAATTAAAAAAGCGGCACAATCTGTCGTGAATGAATATATGAAAGGTAATCAGGTAGTAGTTGTTGTTTCTGCAGTTAATAAGACTACTGATGATCTCATTGGATTATCTGATGAGGCTATTGGCGGAAGTTTAACTGATAAGCAGAAGGCAGGAATCATGGCTATG
This window contains:
- a CDS encoding chorismate mutase — protein: MKSNDEIISFENREDAEILLKKSRKRIDEIDNALFDLISQRTSLAEGIVLSKMYLDIPIYDKSREDAIHKKIEGLAVENDLDVDIVNQIVDMLTILSKNEQEKILRRNVNGQY
- a CDS encoding succinylglutamate desuccinylase/aspartoacylase family protein gives rise to the protein MGNINQSVLNVPEDFQSDLIDEDHSLKSDSTSQSISNSSEVAEIKNSVVKFSSKDVVSTYGKKATFSVKVVDENNNPLKNKLVVFNVNKKTYNIYSDSNGIAKLQLKLDAGKYPVTYSCDGFTSKNTVTFKNAYKIVVYKWKSGANVKKNKKIKANIPNSVLVKKIVKAAKKGTPMIKFKGGKGKVVFITAGVHGNELSSQIAAMKLIKYLEDHPIKGTVYIMPFINPKGTAKNVRDYNGVHLNQKANVKGTISYKTVKLIKKFKCDAYGDFHCTKPGGKPGKDIAMGTYKPTAKSATMAKFIAKTSKVKYLIYNKAGSEYPGALEDVVSLNHIPAVTCEVITPHGKIAKGSVGKSLSMMKSLLKFNALI
- a CDS encoding succinylglutamate desuccinylase/aspartoacylase family protein, whose protein sequence is MKKIYLIFLLLAVVMGISAVSAAENMSISDNVLEIDDISQVSTIEQSDNVSQLPTADSNQNDLLKANESTASSSQKTQQVPSKVTTKNIKSTYGTKAKYTLKLFDKSGNVIVGKQVTFKIGKKVYKVNTDSEGVASLNLNYAAGKYTIIYSVGDLTGKNNYTVSNKITMTILKWGNKGDVSKIKLIKKNMPNNEWVKKAVAATKKGNPLLKFVGGKGKVIFMTAGVHGNELSSQVAAMKLINYLSKNPIKGTVYIIPFVNIKAISHKVRHTGTDYNRVAHKSGTISNKIVKLVVKYKCDAYGDFHTTQPGGVPGKNIVMGSKTPATKCSAMTKYIAKHAKVNKRIYKYAGEQYPGALADNVNKKGIPGVICEVMLPHNTVTAKTVTTSLKMMKSLLKFNSVI
- a CDS encoding 30S ribosomal protein S17e; translation: MGNIRTSFVKRLAKELIETHNGVFTTDFEENKKLVQEYSTVSTKHLRNKIAGYVTRLVRLEQTQD